In Gadus chalcogrammus isolate NIFS_2021 chromosome 1, NIFS_Gcha_1.0, whole genome shotgun sequence, one DNA window encodes the following:
- the sema3b gene encoding semaphorin-3B, which yields MMTMMVMTAAMMVTCGSLVLLGLAAAAHATSSATPRAAPSSAPSPASSSASPRMKLSYKELQQFHGVRRYELDRSCCFGALLLDEERGRLFVGAKNFLISLSLENIGKQEHKIYWPAPVNWREECNWAGKEINVDCVNYVKILHHYNRTHLFACGTGAFHPTCAFVEVGQKFEDGVFRIDPTKVEDGKGRSPYDPRHTAASVLIGDELYAGVATDLMGRDFTIFRSLGKRPSIRTEQHDSRWLNEPKFVGSFWVPESENPDDDKIFFFFRETAVEAQGLGKSSYSRIGQLCRNDMGGQRSLVNKWTTFLKTRLICSVPGADGSDTYFDELRDVFLLQTRDRKNPLVYTVFSTSSSVFKGSAVCIYTMNDIRRAFLGPFAHKEGPNYQWVPFQGKVPYPRPGMCPSKTFGSFDSTKGFPDDVIQFARHHPLMFNPVYPLNRRPVFLRTNVEYSFTQVAVDRVNAADGQYDVMFIGTDKGTVLKVISVPKERWNNMEDLLLEELEVFKDASSIINMQISSKRQQLYVGSDTGIAQVPLHRCSVYGKACAECCLARDPYCAWDGTSCTRYLPNTKRRFRRQDVRNGDPNTLCSGDHHKHRVIERKLYGVESSSTFLECIPKSLQARVTWTFQKNPQQTREEVRLDDRVLQTDRGLLIRRVLKKDVGVYQCHAMEHGFTQTLLGITLEVVPSSSSSTSISNLPSDSPVRLEPRSGGGPSSTNQKLWYRDFMQLVDHPNLSTVDQICEQVWARKAASDLSEKAAVKQAPPVAPVNRPPNKKWKHLQDIRKGRNRRTHDGKQNPRAPRSAGE from the exons AGCTGCAGCAGTTCCACGGTGTGAGGCGCTATGAGCTGGACCGCTCATGCTGCTTCGGCGCGCTGCTATTGGACGAGGAAAGGGGCCGGCTCTTCGTTGGCGCCAAGAACTTCCTGATCTCGCTCTCGCTGGAGAACATTGGCAAGCAGGAGCATAAG ATCTACTGGCCTGCCCCGGTCAACTGGCGGGAGGAGTGCAACTGGGCCGGCAAGGAGATCAAC GTTGATTGTGTGAACTACGTGAAGATCCTGCACCACTACAACCGCACCCACCTGTTCGCCTGCGGGACGGGGGCCTTCCACCCCACCTGCGCCTTCGTGGAGGTGGGACAGAAGTTTGAG GACGGGGTGTTCAGGATCGACCCCACCAAGGTGGAGGACGGGAAAGGGAGGAGTCCCTACGACCCCCGCCACACCGCCGCCTCCGTCCTGATCG GCGATGAGCTGTATGCGGGCGTGGCCACCGACCTGATGGGGCGGGACTTCACCATCTTCAGGAGTCTGGGGAAACGGCCGTCTATTCGCACGGAGCAGCATGACTCACGCTGGCTCAATg AGCCAAAGTTCGTGGGGTCCTTCTGGGTGCCTGAAAGCGAGAACCCGGACGATGAcaagatcttcttcttcttccgggAGACGGCGGTGGAGGCGCAGGGCCTGGGCAAGTCCAGCTACTCCCGCATCGGACAGCTGTGCAGG AATGACATGGGCGGCCAGCGCAGTCTGGTGAACAAGTGGACCACCTTCCTGAAGACCCGGCTCATCTGCTCAGTCCCCGGAGCCGACGGCAGCGACACCTACTTCGATGAATTGC gtgatGTGTTTCTGTTGCAGACGCGAGACAGGAAGAATCCTTTGGTCTACACGGTCTTCTCTACTTCCAG CAGTGTATTCAAAGGCTCGGCGGTGTGTATCTACACCATGAACGACATCCGGAGGGCTTTCCTGGGCCCCTTCGCTCACAAAGAGGGCCCTAACTACCAGTGGGTCCCGTTCCAGGGCAAGGTCCCCTACCCGCGCCCCGGCATG tgtCCCAGCAAGACGTTCGGCAGCTTCGACTCCACCAAGGGTTTCCCTGACGACGTGATCCAGTTTGCGCGGCACCACCCGCTCATGTTCAACCCGGTGTACCCGCTGAACCGCCGGCCCGTCTTCCTCCGCACCAACGTGGAGTACAGCTTCACCCAGGTGGCCGTGGACCGGGTCAACGCCGCCGACGGCCAGTACGACGTCATGTTCATCGGCACGG ACAAAGGGACGGTTCTGAAGGTAATCAGTGTTCCCAAGGAGCGCTGGAACAACATGGAGGACCTGcttctggaggagctggaggtctTCAAG gaTGCCTCATCCATCATCAACATGCAGATCTCCTCCAAACGG CAACAGCTGTACGTGGGCTCGGACACAGGCATCGCCCAGGTGCCCCTCCACCGCTGCAGTGTGTACGGGAAGGCGTGCGCCGAGTGCTGCCTGGCCCGAGACCCCTACTGCGCCTGGGATGGCACCTCCTGCACGCGCTACCTGCCCAACACCAAGAG GCGTTTCCGTCGGCAAGACGTGAGGAATGGAGACCCCAACACTCTGTGTTCTGGAG ACCACCACAAGCATCGCGTGATCGAGCGGAAACTGTACGGAGTGGAGAGCAGCAGCACATTCCTGGAGTGTATCCCCAAATCCCTGCAGGCCAGAGTCACCTGGACCTTCCAGAAGAACCCACAGCAGACTCGGGAAGAG GTGCGTCTGGACGACCGGGTCCTTCAGACGGACAGGGGCCTTCTGATCCGCCGGGTCTTGAAGAAAGACGTCGGCGTCTACCAATGCCACGCCATGGAGCACGGCTTCACTCAAACCCTGCTGGGCATCACGCTAGAAGTGGtcccctccagctcctcctccacctccatctccaacCTGCCCTCCGACTCCCCCGTCCGATTGGAGCCCCGCAGCGGGGGCGGGCCCTCGTCCACCAATCAAAAGCTGTGGTACCGGGACTTCATGCAGCTGGTGGACCATCCCAACCTGAGCACCGTTGACCAGATATGTGAGCAAGTTTGGGCGCGCAAGGCGGCAAGCGATCTATCGGAGAAGGCCGCGGTAAAACAAGCCCCGCCCGTTGCCCCGGTCAACAGGCCGCCCAACAAGAAGTGGAAGCACCTCCAGGACATCAGGAAGGGGAGGAACCGGCGAACCCACGACGGGAAGCAGAACCCGCGGGCCCCGCGCAGCGCCGGGGAATAA